Proteins from a genomic interval of Acetobacterium woodii DSM 1030:
- a CDS encoding alanine/glycine:cation symporter family protein produces MNFSDIISAVNNFVWGPVMLALLMGTGIFLTIRLKFKPWINLGFALKSVFTKSDKSKKDSSSGDISPFQSLMTALAATIGTGNIVGVATAMVLGGPGALVWMWISALFGLSTKYAESVLAVKYRETNAKGEMAGGPMYAMKNGFKNKKIGLTLAFLFSLFATVASFGIGNMTQANSIASAVQGSFGVPTWISGLILMSLAFLVILGGIKSIGKVAGVIVPFMAVFYVLTALLVIIINFENIPAGIAEIFTMAFSPTAMAGGVGGTIIASMLTSMRWGVARGVFSNEAGLGSAPIAAAAAKTDHPSRQGYINMTGTFFDTICVCTITGLVIASSGALGTLDASGEMLMGANLTIAAFQSALGPIGGYIVTVGIALFAFSTILGWEYYGEKSLEYLIKAPIAVTIYRVLYCLVVFVGATTALEIVWNLSDAMNGLMAIPNLISLLVLSGVTAKECFEFEKNYLIPEKMAFKEMKKK; encoded by the coding sequence ATGAATTTTTCGGATATCATTTCAGCTGTTAATAATTTTGTTTGGGGTCCAGTTATGTTGGCGTTGCTAATGGGAACAGGGATCTTCTTAACCATACGTTTAAAATTCAAACCATGGATCAATCTGGGGTTTGCATTAAAATCAGTGTTCACCAAATCGGATAAGTCGAAAAAAGATAGTTCCAGCGGGGACATTTCACCTTTTCAATCGCTGATGACAGCGTTGGCGGCGACCATTGGCACCGGGAATATTGTTGGGGTTGCAACCGCGATGGTCTTGGGCGGTCCGGGGGCTTTAGTCTGGATGTGGATTAGTGCGTTGTTTGGTCTTTCAACCAAATATGCGGAAAGCGTTCTGGCTGTTAAATATCGGGAAACCAATGCCAAAGGGGAAATGGCTGGTGGTCCGATGTACGCGATGAAAAATGGTTTCAAGAATAAAAAAATCGGTTTGACACTGGCTTTTTTATTTTCATTATTTGCGACCGTAGCATCTTTTGGGATTGGCAATATGACTCAGGCGAACTCAATTGCGAGTGCTGTCCAGGGTTCTTTTGGCGTGCCTACCTGGATTAGCGGACTGATTTTGATGTCGCTGGCCTTTTTGGTTATTCTTGGGGGCATTAAGAGTATTGGAAAAGTAGCTGGCGTGATCGTACCGTTTATGGCGGTTTTTTATGTTTTAACAGCACTGCTTGTCATTATCATCAATTTTGAAAACATCCCGGCTGGTATTGCCGAGATCTTTACAATGGCCTTTTCACCGACAGCGATGGCCGGCGGGGTTGGCGGGACCATTATTGCGTCAATGCTAACATCGATGCGTTGGGGCGTTGCCCGCGGCGTATTTTCGAATGAAGCAGGTTTAGGTTCGGCTCCAATTGCTGCAGCGGCTGCAAAAACCGACCATCCTTCACGACAAGGGTATATTAATATGACTGGTACTTTTTTTGATACGATTTGTGTATGTACCATTACCGGTCTCGTTATTGCTTCGTCCGGGGCGCTGGGAACATTGGACGCCAGTGGTGAAATGTTAATGGGGGCGAATCTTACCATTGCGGCCTTTCAATCGGCATTGGGACCGATCGGTGGTTATATTGTAACTGTTGGAATTGCTCTTTTTGCCTTTTCAACCATATTGGGGTGGGAATATTATGGTGAAAAATCACTGGAGTATTTAATTAAAGCGCCAATAGCTGTGACCATCTACCGGGTTCTTTATTGCCTGGTTGTTTTTGTGGGAGCAACGACGGCTCTGGAAATTGTTTGGAATTTATCGGATGCCATGAATGGGTTGATGGCGATTCCGAATCTGATCAGTCTTCTGGTTTTAAGTGGCGTAACGGCGAAAGAGTGTTTTGAATTTGAAAAAAATTATTTAATTCCGGAAAAAATGGCATTTAAAGAAATGAAAAAGAAATAA
- the ald gene encoding alanine dehydrogenase produces the protein MIVGIPKEIKNNESRVSVTPAGVHALIKSGHKVLVETGAGIESGIEDSEYLAEGALILQQAKEVFAQSDIIVKVKEPIESEYALMKEGQTLFTYLHLAPNLPLTDILIKKKITAIAYETVQLANGALPLLIPMSEVAGRMSVQVGATMLQRYHGGVGMLLGGVTGVLPAEVTIIGAGTVGMNAAKMAVGLGAHVTVIDISKPRLTYVDDVFNGRVSTLVSNPYNMAQLTKKSDLLISGVLVAGAKAPKLVSEEMVKDMKKGSVIVDVAIDQGGSVETIDHSTTHDNPCFEKHGVIHYSVANMPGAVPKTSTYALTGSTLPYLLDIVNKGAEAAMKDDPALLLGLNTYKGHVTYKAVADGLNKEYVPAEELL, from the coding sequence ATGATTGTAGGTATTCCTAAAGAAATTAAAAATAATGAATCTCGTGTTTCTGTAACTCCGGCTGGTGTTCACGCGTTAATAAAAAGTGGTCATAAAGTTTTAGTAGAAACTGGGGCCGGTATTGAAAGTGGAATCGAAGATAGCGAATATCTGGCAGAAGGCGCCTTAATCCTGCAACAGGCAAAAGAAGTATTTGCCCAATCCGATATCATTGTAAAAGTTAAAGAACCGATCGAATCCGAGTATGCGTTAATGAAAGAAGGACAAACTTTATTTACCTATCTGCATCTTGCACCAAACCTGCCATTAACAGATATATTAATTAAGAAAAAAATTACCGCCATTGCTTATGAAACGGTTCAATTAGCGAATGGGGCATTGCCTTTGTTAATCCCAATGAGTGAAGTTGCGGGAAGAATGTCAGTCCAGGTTGGGGCCACAATGCTACAGCGTTATCATGGTGGGGTTGGTATGTTATTAGGCGGCGTTACCGGCGTATTACCAGCTGAAGTGACAATTATCGGGGCTGGTACAGTGGGCATGAATGCTGCTAAAATGGCAGTTGGTTTAGGCGCCCATGTTACCGTTATTGATATTAGCAAACCACGATTAACCTATGTCGATGACGTATTTAATGGTCGGGTCTCAACATTAGTGAGCAATCCTTATAATATGGCCCAATTAACTAAAAAATCCGACCTGCTTATCAGCGGTGTTTTGGTGGCCGGAGCAAAAGCGCCTAAACTTGTTTCCGAAGAGATGGTAAAAGACATGAAAAAGGGTTCGGTTATTGTTGATGTTGCCATTGATCAGGGCGGATCAGTGGAAACCATCGATCATAGCACAACGCATGATAATCCTTGTTTTGAAAAGCATGGTGTTATTCATTACTCAGTTGCTAATATGCCCGGTGCGGTACCAAAGACATCAACTTATGCTTTAACGGGTTCGACCTTACCTTATTTGCTTGATATTGTTAATAAGGGTGCTGAAGCAGCAATGAAAGATGATCCGGCATTGTTGTTGGGATTAAATACGTATAAGGGCCATGTTACTTATAAAGCGGTAGCTGATGGATTAAATAAAGAGTACGTTCCGGCCGAAGAACTACTGTAG
- a CDS encoding Lrp/AsnC family transcriptional regulator has translation MDSIDIEILKLLQQNARVTASQIANEVSLSVPAISERLKKLDSTGIIQKYTIILSAQKMKKNLVAYMFVSLKHPNYIEGFVALVEKENEIIECSYLAGDFDYLIKIITEDTQSLEVVLNRIKTVPGVQKTKTIVTLSTVKNTYSIPPYEGMEI, from the coding sequence ATGGATTCAATTGATATTGAAATCCTAAAACTATTGCAGCAAAATGCCAGAGTGACAGCATCGCAAATTGCAAACGAAGTAAGTTTGTCGGTACCTGCAATCAGTGAACGATTAAAAAAGTTGGATTCTACGGGGATTATTCAAAAGTATACCATTATTCTGTCTGCTCAAAAGATGAAAAAAAATCTGGTTGCTTATATGTTCGTTTCGCTTAAGCATCCTAATTATATCGAAGGTTTTGTCGCTTTGGTAGAAAAAGAGAATGAAATTATCGAATGTAGTTATCTGGCCGGAGATTTTGATTATTTAATTAAAATTATTACTGAAGATACACAAAGTTTGGAAGTTGTTTTAAATCGGATTAAAACGGTTCCCGGGGTGCAGAAAACGAAAACAATTGTAACCTTGTCAACTGTCAAAAACACCTATTCCATTCCCCCTTATGAAGGGATGGAAATATAA
- the pap gene encoding polyphosphate:AMP phosphotransferase, which yields MLEKIDLGVTIDKETYRSEKDRLAIRLGELQRTLHEMGIPVLIIFEGWDAAGKGTLINELLMPMDPRSFRVHNFTKKESEDELFRPFLWRYWTKIPENGQIGIFNRSYYSDLIYRKSINDRDLRNMMKQANEFEQVLSEDGMIILKFFIHISKKEQKKRFSKLLGNDTTAWRVTTRDKKENKHYDKLYQKANRGLEQTDSGCAPWTIVEGEQKDYAIIKVFSVLEARLEKAIEAAKAAPKIEHAPLIHVGDRPFRSKILDGIVLDQVVSEEDYKNEIKEAQKKIRLLQYELYRERIPLIAGFEGWDAGGKGGCIKRLTRNLDPRGYTVYPTASPSDIEKKHHYLWRFWRDIPKNGHLGIWDRTWYGRVMVEPIEGFCTQAEYDRSYREINEFEKQLTDAGAIVIKFWLQIDQDEQLRRFKEREQNPEKEWKITDEDWRNREKWEIYKIAVDEMLLKTSTANAPWVIIEAQNKYYARIKVLNETIAAIEKRLNL from the coding sequence ATGCTAGAGAAAATTGATTTAGGGGTAACAATTGATAAAGAAACGTATCGTTCGGAGAAAGATCGTTTGGCCATTCGTTTAGGAGAGCTTCAGCGAACGCTGCACGAAATGGGAATTCCGGTGTTGATTATTTTTGAAGGTTGGGATGCTGCGGGTAAAGGAACCTTGATCAATGAATTGCTGATGCCCATGGACCCTCGCTCATTCAGAGTACATAATTTTACAAAAAAGGAAAGTGAAGATGAGCTATTTCGGCCTTTTTTATGGCGTTACTGGACTAAAATTCCGGAGAATGGTCAAATTGGTATTTTTAATCGCAGTTATTACAGTGATCTAATTTACCGTAAATCGATTAATGATCGGGATCTGCGAAACATGATGAAACAGGCCAACGAATTTGAACAGGTTTTATCTGAAGATGGAATGATTATCTTAAAGTTTTTTATTCATATCAGTAAAAAAGAACAAAAGAAACGTTTTAGTAAATTGTTGGGTAACGATACAACCGCATGGCGTGTTACAACCCGGGATAAAAAAGAAAATAAGCATTATGATAAACTTTATCAAAAAGCAAACCGTGGCCTTGAACAAACAGACAGTGGTTGCGCGCCCTGGACGATTGTCGAAGGCGAACAAAAAGATTATGCGATTATCAAGGTCTTCAGTGTGCTCGAAGCGCGATTGGAAAAAGCGATTGAAGCAGCAAAAGCTGCTCCGAAAATTGAACATGCACCACTGATTCATGTCGGTGATCGGCCGTTTCGATCTAAAATATTGGACGGCATCGTTCTGGATCAGGTCGTTAGTGAAGAAGACTATAAGAATGAAATTAAAGAAGCCCAGAAAAAAATTCGGTTGCTGCAATATGAATTATATCGGGAGCGGATTCCTCTGATTGCCGGATTTGAAGGTTGGGATGCGGGCGGAAAAGGGGGCTGTATTAAACGGTTAACCCGAAACCTTGATCCGCGTGGTTATACGGTTTATCCAACCGCCAGCCCTAGTGATATTGAAAAGAAACACCATTATCTCTGGCGTTTTTGGCGGGATATTCCCAAAAATGGACATTTAGGTATTTGGGACCGCACCTGGTATGGCCGTGTGATGGTGGAACCGATCGAGGGTTTTTGTACGCAAGCAGAATATGATCGCAGCTATCGGGAAATCAATGAATTTGAAAAACAACTGACCGATGCAGGTGCGATTGTGATTAAATTCTGGTTGCAAATTGATCAGGATGAGCAGCTGCGACGTTTTAAAGAACGGGAACAAAACCCGGAAAAAGAATGGAAAATCACCGATGAAGATTGGCGAAATCGCGAAAAATGGGAAATCTATAAAATTGCGGTGGATGAAATGTTACTGAAGACATCAACCGCTAATGCACCCTGGGTTATCATTGAAGCACAAAATAAATATTATGCCAGAATTAAAGTTTTAAATGAAACCATTGCGGCAATTGAAAAACGATTAAATTTATAA
- a CDS encoding isocitrate/isopropylmalate family dehydrogenase — protein MSEEEIERAKNHFGELIKEQLIRIEKMKIQKDFTDFTTKDKIIVGIVGGDGIGPFITAEAQRVLEFLLADDVKTGRIVFKIIDGLTIENRAACGKAIPDDVLDELKTCDVILKGPTTTPREGDPWPNIESANVAMRRELDLFANVRPVCVPEKNIDWTFYRENTEGAYAVGSKGIHINDDLAIDFTVTTQDGSDRIIKAAFDYAEKSGKNKVTVVTKANVIKTTDGKFLDAAKAIAKNYPTVEMDDWYIDIMTAKLVDEKRRSSFKVMVLPNLYGDILTDEAAEFQGGVGTAGSANIGKQYAMFEAIHGSAPRMVTEGRGQYADPCSIIRAAGMLLEHIGYQEKAEMLQKALDICGLYEKKLVLTGRETGATGAEYADYVMETLSDPNLAEKYKKFV, from the coding sequence TTGAGCGAAGAAGAAATTGAGCGAGCTAAAAATCATTTTGGAGAATTGATTAAAGAACAATTAATTCGAATCGAAAAAATGAAGATTCAGAAAGATTTTACAGATTTTACCACAAAAGATAAAATTATTGTTGGGATTGTTGGTGGCGACGGGATTGGGCCATTTATTACCGCCGAAGCGCAACGGGTATTGGAATTTTTACTGGCCGATGATGTTAAAACCGGACGGATTGTTTTTAAGATTATCGATGGTTTGACGATTGAAAATCGTGCCGCTTGTGGTAAAGCGATTCCAGATGATGTTTTGGACGAACTCAAAACCTGTGATGTGATTTTAAAAGGTCCCACAACGACCCCACGCGAAGGCGATCCATGGCCGAATATTGAAAGTGCCAATGTAGCGATGCGCCGCGAATTGGATTTATTTGCCAATGTTCGTCCGGTTTGTGTTCCCGAAAAAAATATTGACTGGACATTTTACCGTGAAAACACTGAAGGGGCTTATGCGGTAGGAAGTAAAGGCATTCATATTAATGATGATTTAGCGATTGATTTTACGGTAACAACTCAGGATGGATCAGACCGCATTATTAAAGCGGCTTTTGATTATGCCGAAAAATCCGGAAAAAATAAGGTCACCGTGGTGACAAAAGCAAATGTTATCAAAACAACCGATGGTAAATTTTTAGATGCTGCCAAAGCGATTGCCAAAAATTATCCGACGGTTGAAATGGATGACTGGTATATTGATATCATGACCGCCAAACTGGTAGATGAAAAACGTCGCAGTTCATTTAAAGTGATGGTTCTGCCAAATCTTTATGGTGATATTTTGACCGATGAAGCGGCTGAATTCCAGGGCGGTGTTGGAACAGCGGGCTCAGCAAATATCGGTAAGCAATATGCGATGTTTGAAGCGATTCATGGTTCGGCTCCCAGAATGGTAACCGAAGGTCGGGGACAATATGCTGACCCTTGCAGTATCATTCGTGCGGCCGGGATGTTGCTTGAACATATTGGCTATCAGGAAAAAGCCGAGATGCTTCAAAAAGCGCTCGATATTTGTGGATTGTACGAGAAAAAATTAGTTCTGACTGGTCGGGAAACCGGTGCAACCGGCGCCGAATACGCAGATTATGTCATGGAAACTTTGTCTGATCCTAACTTGGCTGAGAAATATAAAAAATTTGTATAG
- a CDS encoding HD domain-containing protein: MEERKYYDEFETIVGDILIHNEFQKLKKIDHHGNGLFQHSVAVGYYSFRVARLFGLDCRSIARGAILHDFFLESWQGKVKTGKGLKRIKEMHGFSHPKTALVNARKFFEIDERQADMIVKHMFPLTPIPPKHVGSWVVTAVDKWVATNELVFKKTQPIKRLRSLMSRA; the protein is encoded by the coding sequence ATGGAAGAAAGAAAGTATTATGACGAATTTGAAACCATTGTTGGCGATATATTAATACATAATGAATTTCAAAAATTAAAAAAAATTGATCACCATGGCAATGGCCTATTTCAACATTCGGTGGCAGTTGGTTATTATTCTTTTCGGGTCGCCAGACTATTCGGTTTGGATTGTCGATCGATCGCCAGAGGCGCGATACTCCACGATTTTTTTCTTGAATCGTGGCAGGGAAAAGTAAAAACCGGAAAAGGTTTAAAACGAATTAAGGAAATGCATGGTTTTTCACACCCCAAGACGGCGTTGGTTAATGCCCGGAAGTTTTTTGAGATTGATGAACGCCAAGCCGATATGATTGTTAAGCATATGTTTCCCCTGACGCCGATTCCACCAAAACATGTGGGCAGCTGGGTAGTGACAGCAGTCGATAAATGGGTAGCAACAAATGAATTGGTATTTAAGAAAACTCAGCCGATAAAACGGCTTAGAAGTTTGATGTCAAGAGCTTAA
- a CDS encoding putative bifunctional diguanylate cyclase/phosphodiesterase, whose protein sequence is MNYSEKKSLVISFALFILVIGSYFFKYNSQIYDKDIIAEVIFGVAFGSVLLQVVFSNFAHRDLKKEVDQLRLMQERDWLTGCLSRNKFKKECEKILEKNKDQTYAMIIFDIDKFKAINDLHGHQTGDKILYDIAKILEKQINEDELFSRIATDNFNVLIKYQDYLTFSKRIEKMIGEINGYSDQWKINISMGIYLIGEAKLGICNFSDRANMAKRSIKDNALVSYAFYDESMRLVMIRENEIENKMEAALRNEEFELYLQPKYLFLDEKIIGAEALVRWNDPILGIISPNDFIPLFEKNGFVKKIDAYMFEKVCKLLHKWKIEMDQLTDMIISVNFSRVHLNNLFLPEELFEIASRYKIDPQKIEIELTEGTIFDNDIQMIEIMKHLKNIGFHISIDDFGRAYSSLNTLRNLPADILKLDKAFFSESADDQRGKKIITSMLNMARDLNLVTVAEGVETKEQVEFLKERGCDIAQGFYYAKPMKVVEFEAFVNKKLKSA, encoded by the coding sequence GTGAATTATAGTGAAAAAAAGTCCTTAGTAATTAGCTTTGCGTTATTTATTTTAGTCATTGGAAGTTATTTTTTTAAATATAATTCGCAGATTTACGATAAAGATATAATTGCCGAAGTTATTTTTGGAGTCGCTTTTGGGAGTGTGCTTTTGCAAGTTGTTTTTAGTAATTTTGCGCATCGCGATTTAAAAAAAGAAGTTGATCAGCTAAGGTTAATGCAAGAGCGTGATTGGTTAACCGGTTGCTTGAGTAGAAATAAATTTAAAAAAGAATGTGAAAAAATTCTCGAAAAAAATAAAGACCAGACCTATGCGATGATTATTTTTGATATTGACAAGTTTAAGGCAATCAATGACTTACATGGACATCAAACGGGCGATAAGATTCTCTATGATATTGCTAAAATTCTGGAAAAACAGATCAACGAAGATGAATTATTCTCCCGGATAGCGACGGATAACTTTAATGTCTTAATAAAATATCAAGATTATCTCACTTTTTCCAAACGGATTGAAAAAATGATCGGGGAGATTAATGGCTATTCTGATCAATGGAAAATTAATATTTCGATGGGGATTTATCTGATCGGAGAAGCAAAGCTGGGTATTTGTAACTTTAGTGATCGGGCCAACATGGCGAAACGGTCAATCAAAGATAACGCGCTGGTAAGTTATGCTTTTTATGATGAATCGATGCGTCTGGTGATGATTCGTGAGAATGAAATTGAAAACAAAATGGAAGCCGCATTAAGAAATGAAGAATTTGAGCTTTACCTTCAACCCAAATATCTGTTTTTAGATGAAAAAATTATCGGGGCTGAAGCGTTAGTTCGTTGGAATGATCCGATTTTGGGAATAATTTCGCCTAATGATTTTATTCCGTTATTTGAAAAAAATGGATTTGTCAAAAAAATCGATGCTTATATGTTTGAAAAAGTATGCAAACTTCTTCATAAATGGAAAATTGAAATGGATCAGCTGACGGATATGATTATTTCTGTTAATTTTTCCCGAGTACATTTAAATAATTTATTTTTGCCGGAAGAGTTGTTTGAAATTGCCAGTCGTTATAAAATCGATCCCCAAAAAATTGAAATCGAACTGACCGAAGGAACAATTTTTGATAATGATATCCAGATGATTGAGATTATGAAACATTTGAAAAATATTGGTTTTCATATTTCCATCGATGATTTTGGACGCGCTTATTCGTCGCTCAATACGTTGCGGAATTTACCGGCTGATATTTTAAAGTTGGATAAAGCGTTTTTTAGTGAGTCAGCGGATGATCAACGAGGGAAAAAGATTATTACCAGCATGTTGAATATGGCGAGAGATCTAAATTTAGTTACCGTCGCTGAAGGGGTTGAGACGAAAGAACAAGTGGAATTTCTAAAGGAACGCGGTTGCGATATTGCGCAAGGTTTTTATTACGCAAAACCGATGAAAGTTGTAGAATTTGAAGCTTTTGTTAATAAAAAACTGAAATCGGCATAG
- the putP gene encoding sodium/proline symporter PutP: MFNIEVIIFIVYLAVLIAIGLYFYRKTSSIGGFLLGDRGLGSWVTAISAQASDMSGWLLMGLPGAIYLGGLSEVWIGIGLFFGTVVNWYMISSRLRVYTERANALTLSTFFDHRFKDPTKALRIISAIIILVFFTIYSSSGMVAAGKLFQVMFGWDYTVAVIIGTVVIVFYTFLGGYLAVCWTDLIQGMLMIIAITVVPVLAIIEMGSMDGAMTMMAEQGLSTSLFNGGLSVVAIISTMAWGLGYFGQPHILARFMGIKSIKELPKARIIAIAWVAIALVGAILVGILAIPLFPGLSGGAQETVFMLMIRRFFPAWIGGIFLAAIMAAIMSTIDSQLLVCSSALTEDIFEVFSKKKPTDQQVVLFGRLAVIGISIIALFFALSPNNTVMGLVSYSWAGFGAAFGPLVIFALYSKKTTWQAALSGMLVGAVTVVIWKNVGLSSVMYEIVPGFILNCVTILIVNLFTTPDASIAAEFESVVAEVNAK; this comes from the coding sequence ATGTTTAATATTGAAGTTATTATTTTTATTGTTTACTTAGCAGTGCTTATTGCAATCGGCCTTTATTTTTACAGAAAAACGTCCAGTATTGGCGGATTTCTGTTAGGTGATCGTGGTTTAGGTAGCTGGGTAACGGCGATTTCAGCGCAAGCCAGTGATATGAGCGGGTGGTTGCTGATGGGATTACCCGGAGCTATTTATCTGGGCGGACTATCAGAAGTATGGATCGGCATCGGTTTATTTTTCGGGACGGTTGTCAACTGGTATATGATCTCATCACGTTTACGTGTTTATACTGAACGGGCGAATGCCTTGACGTTGTCAACATTTTTTGATCATCGCTTTAAAGATCCGACCAAGGCACTCCGGATTATTTCAGCAATTATTATCCTGGTATTTTTTACGATCTACTCGTCATCAGGGATGGTCGCCGCCGGTAAACTGTTTCAGGTGATGTTCGGATGGGATTATACCGTGGCTGTTATCATTGGAACCGTCGTAATTGTATTTTATACGTTTTTAGGTGGTTATCTGGCGGTTTGCTGGACTGATTTAATTCAGGGAATGTTAATGATTATCGCGATTACGGTGGTGCCGGTATTGGCAATTATCGAAATGGGTTCGATGGATGGAGCGATGACGATGATGGCTGAACAAGGTTTATCAACCAGTTTGTTTAATGGTGGTTTGTCAGTTGTTGCAATTATCTCGACGATGGCCTGGGGCTTGGGATATTTTGGTCAACCACATATTCTGGCCCGTTTTATGGGGATAAAAAGCATTAAAGAATTACCTAAAGCCAGAATAATTGCGATAGCCTGGGTGGCCATTGCATTAGTCGGTGCTATTTTAGTTGGAATTCTGGCGATTCCATTATTTCCCGGGTTGTCGGGTGGGGCCCAGGAAACGGTCTTTATGTTGATGATTCGACGATTTTTTCCGGCCTGGATCGGGGGCATCTTTCTGGCGGCGATTATGGCGGCAATTATGTCGACCATCGATTCACAGTTGCTGGTTTGTTCGTCAGCGCTTACCGAGGATATCTTTGAAGTGTTTTCGAAAAAGAAACCAACCGATCAACAGGTTGTTCTGTTTGGCCGTTTGGCGGTCATCGGGATTTCGATTATTGCGTTATTTTTTGCACTTTCGCCCAATAATACCGTTATGGGGCTGGTTTCCTATTCATGGGCTGGTTTTGGAGCAGCATTTGGACCGTTAGTTATTTTTGCGCTTTATTCGAAGAAAACGACCTGGCAGGCGGCACTTTCCGGGATGTTGGTCGGGGCGGTCACGGTCGTCATTTGGAAAAATGTCGGTTTGAGTTCAGTGATGTATGAAATTGTGCCCGGCTTTATCTTAAATTGTGTGACGATTTTAATTGTTAATCTCTTTACAACGCCGGATGCGTCAATTGCGGCTGAATTTGAAAGTGTAGTCGCAGAAGTGAACGCAAAATAA
- a CDS encoding glucose-6-phosphate isomerase → MSIRFDLTYTDIDACEFENRFDQLAKANQELMNKTGIGNDFLGWVDYPVKYDKEEFGRIKKAAQKIQNSCEALVVIGIGGSYLGSKAVISALTSPFFNEEPRAKRKAPKIYFAGQNISGKYLENLLALLKDQDVCVNVISKSGTTTEPAIAFRFFKRFLEEKYGKDGARERIFVTTDKAKGALKFMATEEGYETFVIADDIGGRYSVFTAVGLLPIATAGIDIEALMAGGKSAYEDYNEPKFEKNPCFQYALYRNELYNRGKKIEILVDYDPSLEYLAEWWKQLFGESDGKDGKGLFPASVHFSTDLHSMGQMIQDGPKNHFETVIVIDDDQSDIKVFRDEKNLEGLNYLTGWEIDAINEKAYMGTLLAHVDGDVPNGIIHLKKLDAFHIGKLIYFFEKACGLNGYLMGVNPFDQPGVEAYKKNMFALLHKPGYEALTAELEERL, encoded by the coding sequence ATGAGTATTCGTTTTGATCTCACTTACACAGATATCGACGCTTGTGAATTTGAAAACCGTTTTGATCAGTTGGCAAAAGCCAACCAGGAATTGATGAACAAAACCGGGATTGGCAATGATTTTTTAGGCTGGGTTGATTATCCGGTTAAATACGATAAAGAGGAATTTGGACGTATCAAAAAAGCTGCTCAAAAAATTCAAAATAGTTGTGAAGCTTTAGTGGTCATTGGCATCGGCGGATCTTATCTGGGCTCTAAAGCAGTGATATCAGCTTTGACGAGTCCCTTTTTTAATGAAGAACCCCGTGCCAAAAGAAAGGCTCCTAAAATTTATTTTGCCGGACAAAATATCAGTGGTAAATATTTAGAAAATTTGTTGGCTTTACTAAAGGATCAGGACGTTTGTGTCAATGTCATTTCCAAATCGGGGACGACCACAGAGCCCGCTATAGCATTTCGTTTTTTCAAACGTTTTCTGGAAGAAAAATACGGAAAAGATGGCGCCAGGGAACGGATCTTTGTCACTACCGATAAAGCTAAAGGGGCACTAAAATTTATGGCCACTGAAGAGGGTTATGAAACGTTTGTTATCGCCGACGATATCGGTGGAAGATATTCTGTTTTTACAGCCGTCGGTTTGTTGCCAATTGCTACGGCCGGGATCGATATTGAGGCTCTGATGGCGGGCGGAAAATCCGCTTATGAGGATTATAATGAACCGAAATTTGAAAAAAATCCCTGTTTTCAATATGCCTTATATCGGAATGAACTCTACAATCGTGGCAAAAAGATTGAAATTTTAGTGGATTATGATCCCTCACTTGAATATCTGGCGGAGTGGTGGAAACAATTGTTTGGTGAAAGTGACGGAAAAGATGGCAAAGGACTTTTTCCTGCTTCTGTTCATTTTTCAACGGATCTCCATTCGATGGGACAGATGATTCAGGATGGTCCCAAAAATCATTTTGAAACGGTAATTGTTATCGACGATGATCAATCAGACATCAAGGTGTTTCGGGATGAAAAAAACCTGGAAGGGCTTAATTATCTGACCGGGTGGGAAATTGATGCCATTAATGAAAAAGCGTATATGGGAACATTACTGGCGCATGTCGATGGCGATGTCCCGAATGGGATTATTCATCTTAAGAAGTTGGATGCCTTTCACATTGGTAAGTTGATTTACTTTTTTGAAAAAGCCTGTGGCTTAAATGGTTATTTAATGGGGGTTAATCCCTTTGATCAACCGGGGGTCGAAGCGTATAAAAAAAATATGTTCGCTTTGCTACATAAACCAGGTTATGAAGCATTAACCGCTGAATTGGAAGAGCGTTTATAA